The following coding sequences are from one Scylla paramamosain isolate STU-SP2022 chromosome 21, ASM3559412v1, whole genome shotgun sequence window:
- the LOC135110966 gene encoding trichohyalin-like isoform X17: MVSAHNWRLACIACPSLPVLYALTSSDLETDATLLITDNRAYGWPPKGSGIREPSKSESPGSERQWQGDSWRRPNRWDQSPQTPTQQSMPSTPQPVQSAEPQANLVRDLNYFPYWDNDPPDQSPEGEPPVNSTMSVHAGDGDTLTGSENPTPWRKSSQHRNESPVASQPQHKSTLTWTPVQPATDSKQQQQANTNPPAKMSATVLRKRSADPPLAPQNECVTRVSQGQTDQGENREVRQPQQIRTRKIDTEPQNDRNSTDNNTKNKQEATDARPPIKRWRSRDETNPVKPRDDLTDRKNIFQRENSRDEERFRQEREKREELRNKRDELRRREQTEREKREELRKTEQEKEQENRSSIDDIRKRHEREREELRRLQEERDRQEAQMRQKSERDKIVNQQMNEKAEKDKQTGLNNQNKPLLRKTSRPEPEEVLRKTSRPEPEVLRKTSQLEPEQLLRKTSRPEPEEVLRKTSKPEPEVLRKTSRPEPEERVRKTSHPEPERMLKKTSRPEPEEVLRKTSRPEPEGLRKTSKPEPEGLLRKTSKIEPEEVLRKTSKLEPEGLLRKTSRPEPEGTLRKISKPESEGAQRKTSQPEPERVLRKTSGQETSEAPRKTSNQEPDKMCRKTSTEQMLKRSSKQEPEELLGKTSKQESDNEEPECLQDRVSRFGVQLRSRKQSNPPPPPKGPLPSESEEDLALMNDKNKLSNIKNKWESKIQNENEQRDRRRSLTQKPNKMENETSRKESMIENKPESRVETNETEKKPIKNSQTAPGKQLTQDQKDTQSKEGLQGKKDPSNKLVMHPTDQKERASEKPKDKDEKDSTEKVKQGLFFQDIKLKKAKTNIPEKTRPENKNFLEEVKLRKVETKPRPVHRVNSVVEFSDDEDDFLEERSEESDTESESEDSEEETDEDEETSEEESEEEEEEEEEEEKQTKIDNKAKKTETPQPTPQTNTPFEEVPRWEEPLTEEEEPELIWDQSTEDIISQSNNTLESPVPWWEQPQDAGSNNALESPVPWWEQPQDAGSNNALESPVPWWEQPQDAREWSPGSPVFKKDVFESMDEGSGPPPPPPMPGLPPPPPPQPGSHPKRPTSAVKKQKLDQLKKAARSRPDWNGLLRDIESGIKLRRLPSCDKMDRSTPMLPNSRGKGGKFVYESEKPMAHNQLLHEIHRGVKLRKVKTNDRSKPCFKALGVKKLRRQLTMENINKLESIPSSSDEEEDIDKMRDDLQATKGQLEDEIKNRKKLERESKIYKIDIAALQAEVKRLKRQLRSAGINDPKPMTNGEADEIVPKLEKSMSKLRMHEDEVLDFSELDTLETEINNLKGQVDSYKKQAEDYTNKYNEVNQKLIVAENSASEWELRSNYYEKKFKALQKEHCIELPDIEIVGVQTDPIDFTPPPPSSPTEDDDRIPFPMPSKSGSRRSFASSVHKMESFKEEEEDDEDDDEEEEETEEESEESEEETEEEDEEKAAEKRAQNAARRLERDIKLMTNKLNNIKSKEERTREERKTIRDRMIKCCHDMKAEREMYFKTKRELDEMASAFKASDDEDDSSEDEDDSDDSDDSDEEEVPRKKEEGEEWWLDDTTKKPIKLKKKKKKKLDANGEEEKDSEQLPDIQEPVWSESEQEESEVDDEKNDSEKRLTKLKTRTQKHEQKHATLRKDVSALKTKLEHSEELLAAEKRRRQRLDEELHIMLAELS; encoded by the exons GCCTCCTAAAGGATCAGGAATTCGAGAGCCTTCAAAATCTGAAAGTCCTGGTTCTGAGCGTCAGTGGCAAGGAGACTCTTGGAGGCGACCCAATCGCTGGGACCAGTCACCACAAACTCCGACACAGCAGTCCATGCCTTCCACACCACAACCTGTCCAGTCTGCAGAGCCACAAGCAAATCTTGTCAGG GACTTGAACTACTTTCCCTATTGGGACAATGATCCACCAGACCAGAGTCCTGAGGGG GAGCCTCCAGTCAACAGCACTATGTCAGTGCATGCAGGTGATGGTGACACCTTGACTGGG AGTGAGAATCCAACTCCATGGAGGAAGAGTAGCCAACATAGG AATGAAAGTCCTGTAGCTTCACAACCTCAACACAAATCAACTTTA ACCTGGACTCCAGTTCAGCCAGCAACAGACAGCAAACAACAGCAA CAAGCAAACACAAATCCTCCAGCAAAAATGTCAGCTACAGTGCTCAGAAAAAGGAGTGCTGACCCACCACTTGCCCCACAGAATGAATGTGTAACTAGGGTCAGCCAAGGTCAGACAGACCAGGGAGAGAACAGGGAAGTAAGGCAGCCACAGCAGATAAGAACACGGAAAATAGACACTGAACCTCAGAATGACAGAAACTCTACAGATAATAATACAAAGAACAAGCAGGAAGCTACTGATGCACGTCCACCCATAAAAAGATGGAGGAGCAGGGATGAAACAAATCCTGTGAAACCCAGGGATGATTtaacagacagaaaaaatatatttcagaGGGAAAACAGCAGAGATGAAGAGCGTTtcagacaagaaagagaaaaaagggaagagctgagaaataaaagagatgaacttaggagaagagaacaaactgaaagagaaaagagagaggaactaCGAAAGACGGAAcaggaaaaagaacaggaaaacagaAGTTCAATAGATGATATACGCAAaagacatgaaagagagagagaagaactgaGGCGATTacaggaggaaagagacagacaggaagcaCAAATGAGACAGAAATCAGAAAGAGACAAGATAGTCAATCagcaaatgaatgaaaaggCTGAGAAAGATAAGCAAACAGGACTAAATAATCAGAATAAACCACTTTTAAGAAAGACTAGTAGACCTGAGCCTGAAGAAGTGTTGAGGAAGACCAGTCGACCTGAGCCTGAAGTACTGAGAAAGACAAGTCAGCTGGAACCTGAACAACTGTTACGGAAGACCAGTCGTCCTGAGCCTGAAGAGGTGTTGAGAAAGACTAGTAAACCTGAGCCTGAAGTACTGAGAAAGACCAGTCGACCTGAGCctgaagaaagagtgagaaaaacaaGTCATCCAGAGCCTGAACGAATGCTTAAGAAAACCAGTCGACCTGAGCCTGAAGAAGTGCTGAGAAAAACCAGTAGACCAGAGCCTGAAGGACTCAGGAAGACCAGTAAACCAGAGCCTGAAGGATTACTGAGAAAAACTAGCAAAATTGAGCCTGAAGAAGTGTTGAGAAAGACCAGTAAATTAGAGCCAGAGGGACTACTGAGAAAAACTAGTCGGCCAGAACCGGAAGGAACACTGAGGAAAATTAGTAAACCAGAGTCTGAAGGGGCACAAAGAAAGACTAGCCAACCTGAACCTGAAAGAGTATTGCGAAAAACAAGTGGTCAAGAAACTTCAGAAGCTCCCAGGAAGACAAGTAATCAAGAACCTGATAAAATGTGCAGAAAAACTAGCACTGAGCAAATGCTAAAAAGGAGCAGTAAACAAGAGCCTGAAGAATTACTGGGGAAAACTAGTAAACAAGAGAGTGATAATGAAGAGCCAGAATGCTTGCAGGACAGAGTAAGTAGGTTTGGTGTACAGCTAAGATCCAGGAAGCAGtcaaatccaccaccaccacctaaagGACCTCTTCCCTCTGAAAGTGAAGAAGACTTGGCTCTCATGAATGACAAGAATAAGTTGTCTAATATCAAAAATAAATGGgagtcaaaaatacaaaatgaaaatgaacagAGAGATAGAAGGCGAAGTTTGACCCAAAAACCtaataaaatggaaaatgaaacaaGTAGGAAGGAGTCCATGATTGAAAACAAACCAGAAAGTAGAGTTGAAACAAATGAAACAGAGAAGAAACCCATTAAAAATTCCCAAACAGCTCCTGGAAAACAACTAACTCAGGATCAAAAAGATACCCAAAGTAAAGAAGGCTTGCAAGGTAAAAAGGATCCTTCAAACAAGCTGGTAATGCATCCTACTGATCAAAAAGAGAGAGCTTCAGAAAAACCAaaggataaagatgaaaaagacaGTACAGAAAAAGTAAAGCAAGGTTTATTTTTCCAAGATATCAAATTAAAGAAAGCTAAAACAAATATTCCTGAAAAAACAAGACCAGAAAACAAAAACTTTCTTGAAGAAGTCAAATTACGGAAGGTTGAGACAAAACCGCGTCCTGTTCACCGT GTAAATAGTGTAGTAGAGTTCTCAGATGATGAGGATGACTTCTTAGAAGAAAGA AGTGAAGAATCTGATACAGAATCAGAGTCAGAGGACTCAGAAGAGGAAACTGATGAAGACGAGGAAACATCAGAAGAagaatcagaggaggaggaggaggaggaggaggaggaggagaaacaaacaaaaatagataataaggCTAAGAAGACT GAAACACCACAGCCCACTCCTCAGACCAACACTCCG TTTGAGGAAGTTCCAAGGTGGGAGGAGCCATTAACTGAAGag GAAGAACCAGAGTTGATTTGGGACCAGTCTACAGAAGACATAATCTCTCAG TCTAACAATACTCTGGAAAGTCCTGTTCCATGGTGGGAACAACCTCAGGATGCAGGG TCTAACAATGCTCTGGAAAGTCCTGTTCCATGGTGGGAACAACCTCAGGATGCAGGG TCTAACAATGCTCTGGAAAGTCCTGTTCCATGGTGGGAACAACCTCAGGATGCCAGG GAATGGAGTCCAGGTTCACCAGTTTTCAAGAAAGATGTGTTTGAGAGTATG GATGAAGGCTCAGgacctcccccacctcccccaatGCCTggactgccaccaccaccaccacctcagcctGGGAGCCACCCAAAGAGACCAACTTCTGCTGTCAAGAAACAAAAACTTGACCAACTTAAAAAGGCCGCCCGATCACGACCTGATTGGAATGGTCTACTGCGAGATATTGAG AGTGGTATTAAGCTTCGACGCTTGCCCTCCTGTGACAAAATGGACAGATCCACCCCTATGCTTCCAAACTCCAGAGGGAAAGGTGGCAAG TTCGTCTATGAATCAGAGAAGCCCATGGCCCACAATCAGTTGCTTCATGAAATTCATCGAGGTGTGAAGTTGCGTAAGGTCAAGACCAATGACAGGAGCAAGCCATGCTTCAAGGCTCTAG gtgTGAAGAAACTTCGCCGTCAACTTACtatggaaaacatcaacaaactGGAGAGCATTCCATCCTCCtcagatgaggaagaagatatTGATAAGATGAGGGATGACCTGCAGGCTACCAAAGGACAGCTTGAAGATGAGattaagaatagaaagaaactgGAAAGAGAAAGCAAGATTTATAAAATTGACATAGCTGCTTTACAAGCAGAAGTAAAAAGGCTGAAAAGACAACTAAGAAGTGCAGGCATTAATGATCCAAAGCCAATGACTAATGGTGAAGCAGATGAAATTGTGCCAAAATTAGAAAAATCCATGAGTAAATTACGAATGCATGAAGATGAAGTTTTGGACTTCTCTGAATTAGATACATTAGAGACTGAAATTAATAACCTTAAAGGTCAAGTAGATTCATACAAGAAACAAGCTGAGGActatacaaataaatacaatgaagtTAACCAAAAGTTAATTGTAGCTGAAAATTCTGCTTCAGAATGGGAGCTCCGTAGCAACTATTATGAAAAGAAATTCAAGGCCTTGCAGAAGGAACACTGCATTGAGCTCCCAGATATAGAAATTGTTGGTGTACAGACAGATCCTATAGATtttactccaccaccaccttcatcaccgaCAGAGGATGATGATAGGATACCTTTCCCCATGCCATCAAAATCAGGTTCCCGCAGAAGCTTTGCTTCATCAGTTCATAAAATGGAGAGctttaaagaggaggaagaggatgatgaagatgatgatgaggaggaggaggaaactgaagaAGAATCTGAAGAAtctgaagaagaaacagaagaggaagatgaagagaaagcaGCAGAGAAAAGAGCTCAAAATGCTGCACGAAGATTAGAAAGAGACATCAAGCTGATGACTAACAAACTTAATAACATAAAgtccaaagaagaaagaacacgagaggaaagaaagacaataagGGACAGAATGATAAAATGTTGTCATGACATGAAGGCTGAACGAGAGATGTACTTTAAAACTAAGAGAGAACTTGATGAAATGGCATCAGCTTTCAAAGCAtctgatgatgaagatgacagtagtgaagatgaagatgattcTGATGATTCTGATGATTCTGATGAGGAGGAAGTTcctaggaagaaagaagagggtgaAGAATGGTGGCTTGATGATACCACCAAAAAGCCAATAAAacttaagaagaaaaagaaaaagaaacttgatgctaatggagaagaggaaaaagattcTGAACAATTGCCTGATATACAAGAACCTGTGTGGAGTGAGTCTGAGCAAGAAGAGAGTGAGGTggatgatgaaaagaatgacAGTGAGAAAAGATTGACTAAACTTAAAACTAGAACACAAAAGCATGAGCAAAAACATGCCACTCTCAGGAAGGATGTAAGTGCTCTGAAGACTAAGTTAGAACATTCTGAAGAATTGCTTGCTGCAGAGAAGCGGAGACGCCAAAGATTGGATGAGGAACTTCACATTATGTTGGCTGAGTTATCATAG
- the LOC135110966 gene encoding trichohyalin-like isoform X26 — protein MVSAHNWRLACIACPSLPVLYALTSSDLETDATLLITDNRAYGWPPKGSGIREPSKSESPGSERQWQGDSWRRPNRWDQSPQTPTQQSMPSTPQPVQSAEPQANLVRDLNYFPYWDNDPPDQSPEGEPPVNSTMSVHAGDGDTLTGSENPTPWRKSSQHRNESPVASQPQHKSTLTWTPVQPATDSKQQQQANTNPPAKMSATVLRKRSADPPLAPQNECVTRVSQGQTDQGENREVRQPQQIRTRKIDTEPQNDRNSTDNNTKNKQEATDARPPIKRWRSRDETNPVKPRDDLTDRKNIFQRENSRDEERFRQEREKREELRNKRDELRRREQTEREKREELRKTEQEKEQENRSSIDDIRKRHEREREELRRLQEERDRQEAQMRQKSERDKIVNQQMNEKAEKDKQTGLNNQNKPLLRKTSRPEPEEVLRKTSRPEPEVLRKTSQLEPEQLLRKTSRPEPEEVLRKTSKPEPEVLRKTSRPEPEERVRKTSHPEPERMLKKTSRPEPEEVLRKTSRPEPEGLRKTSKPEPEGLLRKTSKIEPEEVLRKTSKLEPEGLLRKTSRPEPEGTLRKISKPESEGAQRKTSQPEPERVLRKTSGQETSEAPRKTSNQEPDKMCRKTSTEQMLKRSSKQEPEELLGKTSKQESDNEEPECLQDRVSRFGVQLRSRKQSNPPPPPKGPLPSESEEDLALMNDKNKLSNIKNKWESKIQNENEQRDRRRSLTQKPNKMENETSRKESMIENKPESRVETNETEKKPIKNSQTAPGKQLTQDQKDTQSKEGLQGKKDPSNKLVMHPTDQKERASEKPKDKDEKDSTEKVKQGLFFQDIKLKKAKTNIPEKTRPENKNFLEEVKLRKVETKPRPVHRVNSVVEFSDDEDDFLEERSEESDTESESEDSEEETDEDEETSEEESEEEEEEEEEEEKQTKIDNKAKKTETPQPTPQTNTPSNNTLESPVPWWEQPQDAGSNNALESPVPWWEQPQDAREWSPGSPVFKKDVFESMKVQSQPPPPPPPPSSKKQKDEGSGPPPPPPMPGLPPPPPPQPGSHPKRPTSAVKKQKLDQLKKAARSRPDWNGLLRDIESGIKLRRLPSCDKMDRSTPMLPNSRGKGGKFVYESEKPMAHNQLLHEIHRGVKLRKVKTNDRSKPCFKALGVKKLRRQLTMENINKLESIPSSSDEEEDIDKMRDDLQATKGQLEDEIKNRKKLERESKIYKIDIAALQAEVKRLKRQLRSAGINDPKPMTNGEADEIVPKLEKSMSKLRMHEDEVLDFSELDTLETEINNLKGQVDSYKKQAEDYTNKYNEVNQKLIVAENSASEWELRSNYYEKKFKALQKEHCIELPDIEIVGVQTDPIDFTPPPPSSPTEDDDRIPFPMPSKSGSRRSFASSVHKMESFKEEEEDDEDDDEEEEETEEESEESEEETEEEDEEKAAEKRAQNAARRLERDIKLMTNKLNNIKSKEERTREERKTIRDRMIKCCHDMKAEREMYFKTKRELDEMASAFKASDDEDDSSEDEDDSDDSDDSDEEEVPRKKEEGEEWWLDDTTKKPIKLKKKKKKKLDANGEEEKDSEQLPDIQEPVWSESEQEESEVDDEKNDSEKRLTKLKTRTQKHEQKHATLRKDVSALKTKLEHSEELLAAEKRRRQRLDEELHIMLAELS, from the exons GCCTCCTAAAGGATCAGGAATTCGAGAGCCTTCAAAATCTGAAAGTCCTGGTTCTGAGCGTCAGTGGCAAGGAGACTCTTGGAGGCGACCCAATCGCTGGGACCAGTCACCACAAACTCCGACACAGCAGTCCATGCCTTCCACACCACAACCTGTCCAGTCTGCAGAGCCACAAGCAAATCTTGTCAGG GACTTGAACTACTTTCCCTATTGGGACAATGATCCACCAGACCAGAGTCCTGAGGGG GAGCCTCCAGTCAACAGCACTATGTCAGTGCATGCAGGTGATGGTGACACCTTGACTGGG AGTGAGAATCCAACTCCATGGAGGAAGAGTAGCCAACATAGG AATGAAAGTCCTGTAGCTTCACAACCTCAACACAAATCAACTTTA ACCTGGACTCCAGTTCAGCCAGCAACAGACAGCAAACAACAGCAA CAAGCAAACACAAATCCTCCAGCAAAAATGTCAGCTACAGTGCTCAGAAAAAGGAGTGCTGACCCACCACTTGCCCCACAGAATGAATGTGTAACTAGGGTCAGCCAAGGTCAGACAGACCAGGGAGAGAACAGGGAAGTAAGGCAGCCACAGCAGATAAGAACACGGAAAATAGACACTGAACCTCAGAATGACAGAAACTCTACAGATAATAATACAAAGAACAAGCAGGAAGCTACTGATGCACGTCCACCCATAAAAAGATGGAGGAGCAGGGATGAAACAAATCCTGTGAAACCCAGGGATGATTtaacagacagaaaaaatatatttcagaGGGAAAACAGCAGAGATGAAGAGCGTTtcagacaagaaagagaaaaaagggaagagctgagaaataaaagagatgaacttaggagaagagaacaaactgaaagagaaaagagagaggaactaCGAAAGACGGAAcaggaaaaagaacaggaaaacagaAGTTCAATAGATGATATACGCAAaagacatgaaagagagagagaagaactgaGGCGATTacaggaggaaagagacagacaggaagcaCAAATGAGACAGAAATCAGAAAGAGACAAGATAGTCAATCagcaaatgaatgaaaaggCTGAGAAAGATAAGCAAACAGGACTAAATAATCAGAATAAACCACTTTTAAGAAAGACTAGTAGACCTGAGCCTGAAGAAGTGTTGAGGAAGACCAGTCGACCTGAGCCTGAAGTACTGAGAAAGACAAGTCAGCTGGAACCTGAACAACTGTTACGGAAGACCAGTCGTCCTGAGCCTGAAGAGGTGTTGAGAAAGACTAGTAAACCTGAGCCTGAAGTACTGAGAAAGACCAGTCGACCTGAGCctgaagaaagagtgagaaaaacaaGTCATCCAGAGCCTGAACGAATGCTTAAGAAAACCAGTCGACCTGAGCCTGAAGAAGTGCTGAGAAAAACCAGTAGACCAGAGCCTGAAGGACTCAGGAAGACCAGTAAACCAGAGCCTGAAGGATTACTGAGAAAAACTAGCAAAATTGAGCCTGAAGAAGTGTTGAGAAAGACCAGTAAATTAGAGCCAGAGGGACTACTGAGAAAAACTAGTCGGCCAGAACCGGAAGGAACACTGAGGAAAATTAGTAAACCAGAGTCTGAAGGGGCACAAAGAAAGACTAGCCAACCTGAACCTGAAAGAGTATTGCGAAAAACAAGTGGTCAAGAAACTTCAGAAGCTCCCAGGAAGACAAGTAATCAAGAACCTGATAAAATGTGCAGAAAAACTAGCACTGAGCAAATGCTAAAAAGGAGCAGTAAACAAGAGCCTGAAGAATTACTGGGGAAAACTAGTAAACAAGAGAGTGATAATGAAGAGCCAGAATGCTTGCAGGACAGAGTAAGTAGGTTTGGTGTACAGCTAAGATCCAGGAAGCAGtcaaatccaccaccaccacctaaagGACCTCTTCCCTCTGAAAGTGAAGAAGACTTGGCTCTCATGAATGACAAGAATAAGTTGTCTAATATCAAAAATAAATGGgagtcaaaaatacaaaatgaaaatgaacagAGAGATAGAAGGCGAAGTTTGACCCAAAAACCtaataaaatggaaaatgaaacaaGTAGGAAGGAGTCCATGATTGAAAACAAACCAGAAAGTAGAGTTGAAACAAATGAAACAGAGAAGAAACCCATTAAAAATTCCCAAACAGCTCCTGGAAAACAACTAACTCAGGATCAAAAAGATACCCAAAGTAAAGAAGGCTTGCAAGGTAAAAAGGATCCTTCAAACAAGCTGGTAATGCATCCTACTGATCAAAAAGAGAGAGCTTCAGAAAAACCAaaggataaagatgaaaaagacaGTACAGAAAAAGTAAAGCAAGGTTTATTTTTCCAAGATATCAAATTAAAGAAAGCTAAAACAAATATTCCTGAAAAAACAAGACCAGAAAACAAAAACTTTCTTGAAGAAGTCAAATTACGGAAGGTTGAGACAAAACCGCGTCCTGTTCACCGT GTAAATAGTGTAGTAGAGTTCTCAGATGATGAGGATGACTTCTTAGAAGAAAGA AGTGAAGAATCTGATACAGAATCAGAGTCAGAGGACTCAGAAGAGGAAACTGATGAAGACGAGGAAACATCAGAAGAagaatcagaggaggaggaggaggaggaggaggaggaggagaaacaaacaaaaatagataataaggCTAAGAAGACT GAAACACCACAGCCCACTCCTCAGACCAACACTCCG TCTAACAATACTCTGGAAAGTCCTGTTCCATGGTGGGAACAACCTCAGGATGCAGGG TCTAACAATGCTCTGGAAAGTCCTGTTCCATGGTGGGAACAACCTCAGGATGCCAGG GAATGGAGTCCAGGTTCACCAGTTTTCAAGAAAGATGTGTTTGAGAGTATG AAGGTGCAATCCCAgccaccaccccctccaccaccaccatcatctaaaaaacaaaaa GATGAAGGCTCAGgacctcccccacctcccccaatGCCTggactgccaccaccaccaccacctcagcctGGGAGCCACCCAAAGAGACCAACTTCTGCTGTCAAGAAACAAAAACTTGACCAACTTAAAAAGGCCGCCCGATCACGACCTGATTGGAATGGTCTACTGCGAGATATTGAG AGTGGTATTAAGCTTCGACGCTTGCCCTCCTGTGACAAAATGGACAGATCCACCCCTATGCTTCCAAACTCCAGAGGGAAAGGTGGCAAG TTCGTCTATGAATCAGAGAAGCCCATGGCCCACAATCAGTTGCTTCATGAAATTCATCGAGGTGTGAAGTTGCGTAAGGTCAAGACCAATGACAGGAGCAAGCCATGCTTCAAGGCTCTAG gtgTGAAGAAACTTCGCCGTCAACTTACtatggaaaacatcaacaaactGGAGAGCATTCCATCCTCCtcagatgaggaagaagatatTGATAAGATGAGGGATGACCTGCAGGCTACCAAAGGACAGCTTGAAGATGAGattaagaatagaaagaaactgGAAAGAGAAAGCAAGATTTATAAAATTGACATAGCTGCTTTACAAGCAGAAGTAAAAAGGCTGAAAAGACAACTAAGAAGTGCAGGCATTAATGATCCAAAGCCAATGACTAATGGTGAAGCAGATGAAATTGTGCCAAAATTAGAAAAATCCATGAGTAAATTACGAATGCATGAAGATGAAGTTTTGGACTTCTCTGAATTAGATACATTAGAGACTGAAATTAATAACCTTAAAGGTCAAGTAGATTCATACAAGAAACAAGCTGAGGActatacaaataaatacaatgaagtTAACCAAAAGTTAATTGTAGCTGAAAATTCTGCTTCAGAATGGGAGCTCCGTAGCAACTATTATGAAAAGAAATTCAAGGCCTTGCAGAAGGAACACTGCATTGAGCTCCCAGATATAGAAATTGTTGGTGTACAGACAGATCCTATAGATtttactccaccaccaccttcatcaccgaCAGAGGATGATGATAGGATACCTTTCCCCATGCCATCAAAATCAGGTTCCCGCAGAAGCTTTGCTTCATCAGTTCATAAAATGGAGAGctttaaagaggaggaagaggatgatgaagatgatgatgaggaggaggaggaaactgaagaAGAATCTGAAGAAtctgaagaagaaacagaagaggaagatgaagagaaagcaGCAGAGAAAAGAGCTCAAAATGCTGCACGAAGATTAGAAAGAGACATCAAGCTGATGACTAACAAACTTAATAACATAAAgtccaaagaagaaagaacacgagaggaaagaaagacaataagGGACAGAATGATAAAATGTTGTCATGACATGAAGGCTGAACGAGAGATGTACTTTAAAACTAAGAGAGAACTTGATGAAATGGCATCAGCTTTCAAAGCAtctgatgatgaagatgacagtagtgaagatgaagatgattcTGATGATTCTGATGATTCTGATGAGGAGGAAGTTcctaggaagaaagaagagggtgaAGAATGGTGGCTTGATGATACCACCAAAAAGCCAATAAAacttaagaagaaaaagaaaaagaaacttgatgctaatggagaagaggaaaaagattcTGAACAATTGCCTGATATACAAGAACCTGTGTGGAGTGAGTCTGAGCAAGAAGAGAGTGAGGTggatgatgaaaagaatgacAGTGAGAAAAGATTGACTAAACTTAAAACTAGAACACAAAAGCATGAGCAAAAACATGCCACTCTCAGGAAGGATGTAAGTGCTCTGAAGACTAAGTTAGAACATTCTGAAGAATTGCTTGCTGCAGAGAAGCGGAGACGCCAAAGATTGGATGAGGAACTTCACATTATGTTGGCTGAGTTATCATAG